In a genomic window of Meriones unguiculatus strain TT.TT164.6M chromosome 8, Bangor_MerUng_6.1, whole genome shotgun sequence:
- the Shisa8 gene encoding protein shisa-8 isoform X2 translates to MERPGVRGRRGGRGPPGLPLALRLALLLVGSPSGRAGAPEAPEPAASGTAAPAGGDRCRGYYDVMGQWDPPFNCSSGVYSFCCGTCGYRFCCHDGPRRLDQSRCSNYDTPAWVQTGRPPARARDPAAPRDPARERSHTAVYAVCGVAALLVLGGIGVRLGLERAHSPRARRTVTRTLTELLKQPSPQEPLPPPPGPPLGNCVQVQMGDGVLRGSPHDSTDKKRLNNAPLGSAAPGPPRGPRLQAGGSLTLQPDYAKFATLKAAALKATEAAPQDFYQRFPSTETPRTLPARAPRPPEDLPALLEACPWAPPGYVPPTGPVSSVPYAAWTAGRLTRPVPRSHLVAQVSPAPRRPGHAPRRPFSVEKLPEAFSAQPGGFYGGGGGGVGRGPRHLSTNSKAEVTV, encoded by the exons ATGGAGCGCCCCGGAGTGCGGGGCCGGCGTGGCGGCCGGGGCCCACCCGGGCTCCCGCTCGCGCTGCGGCTGGCGCTGCTGCTGGTGGGGTCGCCGTCGGGCCGCGCGGGGGCCCCCGAGGCGCCGGAGCCCGCGGCGTCCGGGACCGCGGCGCCGGCGGGGGGCGACCGCTGCCGCGGCTACTACGACGTGATGGGCCAGTGGGACCCGCCCTTCAACTGCAGCTCGGGCGTCTACAGCTTCTGCTGCGGCACGTGCGGCTACCGCTTCTGCTGCCACGACGGCCCGCGCCGCCTGGACCAGAGCCGCTGCTCCAACTACGACACGCCGGCCTGGGTGCAGACCGGCCGGCCCCCCGCCCGCGCCCGCGACCCCGCCGCCCCGCGCGACCCGGCCCGCGAGCGCAGCCACACCGCGGTCTATGCCGTGTGCGGGGTCGCCGCGCTCCTCGTGCTGGGCGGCATCGGGGTGCGTCTGGGCCTGGAGAGGGCGCACAGCCCGCGCGCTCGGCGCACGGTGACCAG AACACTGACAGAACTTCTCAAACAGCCAAGCCCCCAGGAACCGCTGCCTCCACCCCCGGGTCCCCCCCTGGGTAACTGCGTCCAGGTACAAATGGGTGATGGCGTTCTTCGGGGCTCCCCCCACGACAGCACAG ACAAGAAACGCCTCAATAACGCGCCACTGGGCTCCGCCGCCCCGGGACCTCCGCGCGGCCCGCGGCTGCAGGCTGGTGGCAGCCTCACCCTGCAGCCCGACTACGCCAAGTTCGCTACCCTCAAAGCAGCTGCGCTCAAGGCCACAG AGGCTGCGCCCCAAGACTTCTATCAACGCTTTCCCTCTACCGAGACCCCGCGGACCCTCCCGGCGCGGGCCCCGCGGCCTCCGGAGGACCTGCCTGCGCTGCTGGAAGCCTGTCCCTGGGCCCCCCCAGGTTACGTACCTCCCACCGGCCCAGTCTCGTCGGTCCCCTACGCGGCCTGGACCGCGGGCCGCCTCACGCGGCCGGTCCCCCGCAGCCATCTGGTGGCTCAGGTCTCTCCTGCCCCCCGGCGACCCGGCCACGCGCCGCGGCGTCCGTTCAGCGTGGAGAAGCTGCCCGAGGCCTTCAGCGCGCAGCCCGGCGGCTTTtacggcggcggcggtggcggcgtgGGCAGAGGGCCCCGCCACCTGAGCACCAACAGCAAAGCTGAGGTCACTGTCTGA
- the Shisa8 gene encoding protein shisa-8 isoform X1: MERPGVRGRRGGRGPPGLPLALRLALLLVGSPSGRAGAPEAPEPAASGTAAPAGGDRCRGYYDVMGQWDPPFNCSSGVYSFCCGTCGYRFCCHDGPRRLDQSRCSNYDTPAWVQTGRPPARARDPAAPRDPARERSHTAVYAVCGVAALLVLGGIGVRLGLERAHSPRARRTVTRTLTELLKQPSPQEPLPPPPGPPLGNCVQVQMGDGVLRGSPHDSTARTFRRASGPLRSASRSGGAGSAFSLHTPLSPPDKKRLNNAPLGSAAPGPPRGPRLQAGGSLTLQPDYAKFATLKAAALKATEAAPQDFYQRFPSTETPRTLPARAPRPPEDLPALLEACPWAPPGYVPPTGPVSSVPYAAWTAGRLTRPVPRSHLVAQVSPAPRRPGHAPRRPFSVEKLPEAFSAQPGGFYGGGGGGVGRGPRHLSTNSKAEVTV, from the exons ATGGAGCGCCCCGGAGTGCGGGGCCGGCGTGGCGGCCGGGGCCCACCCGGGCTCCCGCTCGCGCTGCGGCTGGCGCTGCTGCTGGTGGGGTCGCCGTCGGGCCGCGCGGGGGCCCCCGAGGCGCCGGAGCCCGCGGCGTCCGGGACCGCGGCGCCGGCGGGGGGCGACCGCTGCCGCGGCTACTACGACGTGATGGGCCAGTGGGACCCGCCCTTCAACTGCAGCTCGGGCGTCTACAGCTTCTGCTGCGGCACGTGCGGCTACCGCTTCTGCTGCCACGACGGCCCGCGCCGCCTGGACCAGAGCCGCTGCTCCAACTACGACACGCCGGCCTGGGTGCAGACCGGCCGGCCCCCCGCCCGCGCCCGCGACCCCGCCGCCCCGCGCGACCCGGCCCGCGAGCGCAGCCACACCGCGGTCTATGCCGTGTGCGGGGTCGCCGCGCTCCTCGTGCTGGGCGGCATCGGGGTGCGTCTGGGCCTGGAGAGGGCGCACAGCCCGCGCGCTCGGCGCACGGTGACCAG AACACTGACAGAACTTCTCAAACAGCCAAGCCCCCAGGAACCGCTGCCTCCACCCCCGGGTCCCCCCCTGGGTAACTGCGTCCAGGTACAAATGGGTGATGGCGTTCTTCGGGGCTCCCCCCACGACAGCACAG CCAGGACCTTCCGGAGAGCCAGCGGTCCCCTAAGGAGTGCGTCGAGAAGCGGCGGTGCAGGCTCGGCTTTTTCTCTTCACACCCCGCTCTCCCCTCCAGACAAGAAACGCCTCAATAACGCGCCACTGGGCTCCGCCGCCCCGGGACCTCCGCGCGGCCCGCGGCTGCAGGCTGGTGGCAGCCTCACCCTGCAGCCCGACTACGCCAAGTTCGCTACCCTCAAAGCAGCTGCGCTCAAGGCCACAG AGGCTGCGCCCCAAGACTTCTATCAACGCTTTCCCTCTACCGAGACCCCGCGGACCCTCCCGGCGCGGGCCCCGCGGCCTCCGGAGGACCTGCCTGCGCTGCTGGAAGCCTGTCCCTGGGCCCCCCCAGGTTACGTACCTCCCACCGGCCCAGTCTCGTCGGTCCCCTACGCGGCCTGGACCGCGGGCCGCCTCACGCGGCCGGTCCCCCGCAGCCATCTGGTGGCTCAGGTCTCTCCTGCCCCCCGGCGACCCGGCCACGCGCCGCGGCGTCCGTTCAGCGTGGAGAAGCTGCCCGAGGCCTTCAGCGCGCAGCCCGGCGGCTTTtacggcggcggcggtggcggcgtgGGCAGAGGGCCCCGCCACCTGAGCACCAACAGCAAAGCTGAGGTCACTGTCTGA